CCTAAATTTCTCTGGCGGATTGTTCCTCAAAGCGTCTATCGTAACAAGCACTTCACAATTTAGTTCATCTTCGTTTAACGGTATCTTTTCATCTTTATGTGTAATAACGTTATATCCCAATTTTCTGATTCTTTCCATGTTTTCATCCGTGTTTGTATCCTTTCCGGTGTAAAGAAGTTTGACCATATACAACAACGCTCCCTTGCTTTTAAATAACTATATTGCTAAATTGCAGCTCCAATCAAAAACAAATTTATGTAAATAAGATTGCGCGTCTATAGCTTCGGTTTACAACACGCAATATATTTCCAATCTACAAAATTATTATATAATGCAGTATATGACATCATTAACAAATAGACAAGCCGTTTTAATTTAATAATTAAAAAATTTTTATATAATAACGATTAAAATATACATTGTAAAATACAGTTCAATAAGTATTGACTAGGCGAAGTATATTCTATATAATTGTATAATATGCAATAAACTAATTTCATCATAACATCGTATATATCAGCATAACGGATGTTTAAATTTTTTATCACAAAGGAGAGAAAACAATGAATCTGGCTTTCTTATCAACAGTAGTAGACGGAACAGGCGGCGCCGGGGCGCCGGCAGGAGCGGCAGGTGAAGGCGCAGCGGCAGGAGGCATGAACCCAATAGTAATGATACTTTTATATTGTGTTATTATTTTTGGAGTTATGTACTTCTTTTCAATAAGGCCGCAGAAAAAAAGAAATGCAGAAATGCAGAAAATGAGAGAAAATATCAAAATCGGCGATCCCGTACTCCTTGCAAACGGTATGTTCGGTAAAGTAGTAGACATTACTGCTGAATGCTATGTTATCGAATTTGGAACAAACAGAGGCGTAAGAATACCTGTAATTAAACAGGAAGTTTATGCGAAGAAAGAGCCTAATCTTTCAAACAAACCTGAAGAAGAACCGGTTCCCGAAAAGAAACCGTTATTCGGAAGCAAGAAGAAAGATGAAGAAAATAAAAAAGACGATATTGCCGAAGAAAAATAATTAACTTAAACCATCCGTTTCTATAGGAGGTTTATTTAGCGATAAAAAGCCCAAAACAATATATGTTCTGGGCTTTCTTGTTTTTAACTATTAAATTACAGGCTGCTTTCTCCGGCCATTTTTCTTTCCTGCGCCTCAATCATTTTTTTAACCATATATCCGCCTACATAACCGTTCTGAGCAGATGTTAAATCACCGTTATAACCTTTTTTGAGTGGAACACCGATTTCATTAGCAACCTCGAATTTAAACTGTTCCAAAGCGCTCATTGCTTCGGGTACAGCTTTTCTGTTTCTTGACGCCACTGAAAACACCTCCAAAGATTTTTTAACAATTTATATAAAACAGCATTACTGCTGTAATAATATTATCGTCTATAATAAAATTAAAATCCATGAAGTTAATGGCCGCTGTGTTACTATTTTCTTTAAAGACTAAAGATGTTTTGACGAATTTTTAAATATTTAATCAGATATTTCATTTTTTTGCAGGTATATCGTCTGAAATTGTAACATAATTTTTTGATGAAGATTTTTTCTCTTTGTTTTTAAGATCGAAATATATTTTAAGCGCTGTTGAATTGCCTTTAACGCACTGTTCAATTAAAGATTTAATAACCTTTGGATTTTCTCCTGTTATATGTATTGCAACAGCTTCTTCCATGTACTTCTCAAATTCGTCGTTTTTAAGCCATTTATAAAAAGTATTTTCATCAATTCCACAATCATAATAAAAATTGTTATCTTCGTTGAAATTATAGTTTAAAAGCATCTCAACAAATTTTTTCTGTTTTGCGCTTACTCCTTTTTTAACTTCCGCTATTTAACCACCTCCTATGTGTTTCACCCCATATAATATATCATAAACTAAACTTCTGTGGTTACCCATTTATAAGCTTACGTCTCTTCATATACAGTATACAAAAAAACAGTTTTCGTTTTTCATAAAACTGCCGCCGTCCGCAAGGCACATCCATGTATTCATATAATATCTTTTCGGTTACATTTCTAAGAATATAACCATAGATATTGCTGTCTGCCTCAATGGCAGATTGCTCAATCATTTCTATGTCTTTTTTAAGAGAAATAGCTTTTTCTGCATTTGACAAAGTCGTGTTGCTTATTTTTCTGTTGCCGGGCCTGAAACCATACTGAATTGAACTCACGCCATAACAGTTATTTATTTCCTGTTTCTTTTCTTTGTATTGAAGACAAAAATATTCCAGTTCTTTATAAGCATATTGAGATATGTTAAGTTCTTTATATAATTCGTCAATTATACTCAAATATAAATCCTCTTCCTTTTTATATTATTTTTCTCTTTTTATTGTCCGGATATTCATATATACTTTCGTATTGCGTTAAGCAACATGCGGGGAAAAAATATATACTTATATCATTTTTATCTATTCCAAGGATATGTACAATTTTATCTGCTTCCTCAAGATTAAAATATGAATATCCATTTAATTTGTTTGATAACGCATCTGTACTCATTGAAAGCCTTTTTGCAAATTTTCGGTACGAATAGTTTTTCTTTTTCATAAGCTTTTTTAATTCTGTCAGCTCACAGTATTTTTTCTCTCTCATTTCCCCATTCCTCCTAAATTATGTCTTTTTATGAAAATTTTATTCAACATAAAGTTATCACATAAAATACAAACTGTCAACACGTTTCGACACGTTTCGGCAATCATGTCACGCTTCGTTATTGTCATATCATACAAATTCTGATATAATTACCTCATAATTAAAGGGGGCAAAAACAAATGAAAGCTGTAGAAAAAAGTGAATTCTCAAAAAGGCTTAAATCTCTTTTAGAAGAACGCGACGAATCAATTTATAAAATAAGCGATATACTGCATTTAAACCCAAGCACAATCTCAAGGTATAAAAACGGCATTTTGACGCCTAAACTTATTGTTATAGAAAAACTCGCCGAATATTTCAGTGTTAATCCTGTGTGGCTTATGGGATATGATGTGGACAAAGTTCCTGAATATGAAAGCAGAGGTGTGCGTATGGAACACGAAAATAAAACCGCAGAAGAAATAATAAAATTATATGCAAATCTTCCAAAAGGTTTGCAGGATTATGTTCTGGACAAGATAATGAAAATTAATGATAAAAATATTATATAAAAAACGGCAGGAAGAACCTGCCGTTTCTTATTAAATAACCGTTACTCTTCCTTCTTTCCTTTTTGGAGCTTTTGTTTCGGCATCACTATAACCAAGCGTGATTGCGGCAATCAGCCTTCCCTTTCCCGGAGCAAAAGCTTCTCTCAGTTCATTTTCAACATGAAGAGGGGCTGTAAGCCAACAGCTTGATATGCCTTTTGAATAAGCAGTCAATACAATATTCTGCATTGCTGCCGCTGCGCTTTCTACAGCCGCAAGCTCCTCATCATAATGTTCCTGCTGCAAAAAAGTCAAAATACATACCTTAGCTCCCCCAAGGCTTTTCACAAAATCCACCGTTTCGTTTATTACTTCTGGATGGGATTTAAATCTGTTATTAAGAACCTTTTTAAGCCCAAATATACTTCCGTCCATAATGCGGCTTAACTTCTTCATACTTTCGCTGCTTCTGCATACAACAAAATACCATGGCTGCAAATTAACGGCAGAAGGAGCCCAGCATGCCGCCTCCATTATTTCAGAAATGTCAATATCGCTTATAGGCTTATCATTATATCTGCGAACGCTTCTTCTGCCATAAATAGCCTCTTTTAAATCCATATTTAACACCGCCTGTTTATTACATAAATTTTTCTCTGAGACTGTCTACAACTTCGTCTTCAATATACTCGTCGAATGTTTCAGCCCTATCAATAATTCCGTTTGGAAGTATTTCAATGATTCTGTTGGCTATAGTATGCACAAACTGATGGTCATGGGAATCAAAAAGCAGAGTACCTTTGAAGTCTATAAGTCCTTCATTTAAAGCGGTAATACTTTCGAGATCGAGATGGTTCGTAGGCTCGTCAAGTATTAAGACATTTGCTCCGCTAATCATCATTTTACACAGCATGCATCGTACTCTCTCGCCACCACTCAATACTTTTGCGCTTTTTGTGGCCTCTTCACCGCTGAAAAGCATCCTTCCAAGCCAGCCGCGAATATCGGCGTCATATTTTTCGCCGTCTTTTGCATATGGCCTTAACCATTCAATAAGCGAATCCTCGCAATCGTCAAAATACTCGTTGTTATCTTTAGGGAAATAAGCCCGGCTTGTAGTTATTCCCCATTTGAAGCTGCCTTCGTCCGGCTCAATTTCTCCCATGAGTATTTTAAATAATGTTGTTCTTGCAATTTCATCGGTTCCGACAAAAGCTACTTTGTCATTAGGATTTATTATAAAACTAACATTATTAAGAACTTTTCTGTCGCCTATAGTTTTACTTATCCCTTTAACTTCAAGAAGGTCGTTTCCAACTTCCCTGTCCTGTTTAAAGTTAACAAATGGGTATCTTCTGGAAGAAGGCTTTATATTGTCAAGTTGAAGGTTGTCAAGAAGTTTTTTTCTTGACGTAGCCTGTTTGCTTTTTGACGCATTTGCGCTGAACCTCTGTATGAACTCCTGAAGCTCTTTCATTTTCTGTTCGGTGCGCTTGTTTTGGTCTTTAAGCTGACGCTGCGTCATTTGAGTGTATCCATACCAGAAATCATAGTTTCCCACAAACATTGTAATTTTTCCATAATCAATATCTGCAATGTGCGTACAAATTTTATTCAAAAAGTGCCTGTCATGCGATACGACTATAACAGTGTTTTCAAAATCCATAAGGAAATCTTCAAGCCATTTGATAGACTTTAAATCCAAATGGTTTGTAGGCTCGTCCAGAAGCAGTATATCAGGGTTTCCGAAAAGAGCTTGGGCAAGCAGCACTTTAACTTTCTGATTTCCTGTAAGTTCGCTCATTTGAGCATAATGAAATTCGTTTGTTATTCCAAGACCGTTAAGAAGTATTTCCGCATCGCTTTCAGCCGTCCAGCCGTCCAGCTCCGCAAATTCCGCCTCAAGTTCCGAAACTCTTATCCCGTCGTCATCATTAAAATCGGGTTTTGCATAAAGCGCTTCTTTTTCCTGCATAATTTCATAAAGCCGTTTATGTCCATACAATACTGTCTGAACAACAGAAAAATCATCAAATTCAAAATGGTCCTGTTTTAAAACCGCAAGCCTCTCGCCAGGAGTAATGGAAACATACCCCTTATTAGGCTCAATTTCACCTGACAGTATTTTAAGGAATGTACTTTTTCCCGTTCCGTTTGCCCCTATAAGCCCATAGCAGTTCCCTTTTGTGAAATTAACATTAACATCTTTAAATAATGTTCTTCCTCCGTATTGAAGTGTAACTGAATTTGCACTAATCATATTTCGAATTCTCCTTCGCAGTAATTAAATTATTTAAAAATTCGGCTTTATTTGAAAATCTGCTTTTATATTTGCAGTTTGCTTATGCAATATACGTCAATGCCCATATTTAGGTATTGTATAATAATTACAGCTTTATTGCAATACTTACCGAAAACATAAAGCATTCCGAAAACAACAGAATTAAAAATTTAAAGCCGGTAATTAATACCGGCTTTAAATATTACTATTTTATATCTTTTTCGCTGAGCATTTTGGCAAGTTCATCCATAAATGTATTGATATCCGTAAATTGCCTGTAAACCGATGCAAACCTTACATATGCAACTTCGTCTATATTCTTAAGCTTATCCATTACCATGTTTCCTATATCTTTGCTTGAAACTTCTCTGTCCATGCTGCCCATAACGGTATTTTCAATACTGTCGCAAAGTTCTTCAATCTGCTTAACCGTTATAGGGCGCTTATTGCAGCTTTTCATAATGCCGCCCATAAGCTTCTGTTTGTCGAAAAATTCTCTTGTCCCGTCGTTTTTTATAACCGTCATGGGGATTGTGTCGATACGTTCATATGTCGTAAATCTTTTTCCGCATTTTTCGCATAATCTCCTGCGCCTAATGGTTGTATTATCGTCTTGGCCTCTCGAATCAATAACTTTTGTATCGTCGTTATTACAAAAAGGGCATTTCACAAATATTCCTCCCCCCAAATACTTATATATAAAAAAGTATAATGCACAAAATGTTACAGGTCAACATAAAATATTAGTTTTTTGGCAATTATTGTTACATACCGATATATTTTATATATTCTTTTGAAGTCATAAGATACATTTTAATCTCTTCATTTGTTTTTTCCGTAATATGCATAAGTTACGCCATTTAATGTCCCGCATCGTCAACAAAGCAGAGATGGCGTTTCACAGCATGCCGCCGTTCCTGTATATCTCAAGTACATGGCTGCACGGAGAAAACATGGTTTTCATTATTCTAAAGTTATTTTCGCCCGGAAATCTATGATTTGAAATTACAACAAACTTTTGTTTCCTATTCTTAATATCAATTAGATCAAAACTTCCTTTATCCCTGATAATTTGCGGTATTTTAAGCGGCGCAAGCCTGTCGATAAAATTTTTAATGGCGGCGGTCATACTTGATGTATATACCGGCGTTGCAAAACAAACAACGCCATCTGCGCCGCTTTTCCTACGGCAAGCATATTGCAATGCCCAAATGCGGAAAATTTTTCTTGTGAGTCGCGTATCACATCGTAAAGCGAAGCTAAACGCAATTCAACAAACGCACTGTTGACACATTTCCAATCCATATGAAAGTATAGTTACAGTTTAAAATTTCATCAATTTTTATGGACTATTCCGGCACAAACATCATCTCGTCCAGTATAATATCGACAAGTATAACATCATCGCCGATGCGCCTGATACAATCCCATGGGATCCTAAACTCCCTTTCACGGCATAATACTCCGAAAAATCTGTTTCCTTCAGGAACAATTATCTTGCATATTTTCCCGCTCCTCAGATCCAGCTCAAGGTCACATACATACCCCAGCCGCATTCCGTCACATACGTTTATTACTTCTTTTTTTCTAAAACAGCTAAAGGTTTCCATGCAAATTCCCCTTTTTATCTATTCTTACTAACATATGTAAGTAAAGTTAAGAACAGACCACATTTATTTTTATTTAACATTTACATTGACGAAGTTAAATTTTAGATATACAATATGTATGCATGTTTATTATATCAAAACTACTATATATTGTGTTTTAAATAAAAATTAGGGACAAATTGTCAAGGGGGATAAAATAATGATGGTAAGTATCAAAAAAAGGGACGGACGCGAAGATAAATTTGATATATCTAAAATAGCGGCTGCAATCAATAAGGCCTTTGCCGCTACAACCGGCGCAAAGCCGGAAAGCGTGTGCATGGCTTTGGCTGAGGAAGTACAGCAGACATTCGAACTTGCCGGCAACACTTCTCCGAATGTAGAACAGGTTCAGGATATTGTCGAAAAAGTGCTTATCGACCATGGATATGTAAAAACGGCAAAAAGCTACATACTTTACAGGGCTGAACGCTCACGCATAAGGGATATGAACAACCGCCTTATGAAAACATACGAGGATATTACATTCAAAGATACAAACGAAAGCGACATTAAAAGGGAAAATGCAAACATTGACGGCAATACGGCAATGGGTACAATGCTTAAGTACGGCTCGGAAGGTGCAAAACATTTTTATGAGATGTTTGTTTTAAAGCCTGAACATTCAAAAGCCCATGCGGAAGGCGATATACATATTCACGACCTTGATTTCTATACTTTAACTACCACATGCTGCCAGATTGATATTATAAAGCTGTTTAAAAACGGTTTTTCAACAGGGCATGGGACTTTAAGGGAACCGAACGATATATCAAGCTACGCCGCACTTGCCTGTATTGCAATACAGTCAAACCAAAACGATCAGCATGGCGGACAATCAATTGTAAACTTTGACTACGGCCTTGCTCCCGGAGTTAAAAAAACATTTAAGAGATTATATTTCTCATCAATGGGAAATGCCCTTGAACTCTTGTGCGGCGCTGATCCGGATGCAGTTACAGAAATATTAAAAGCCGAGCTTGAATCAAAAGGATTTGTGCCGGAACTGGAAGAAAACGCCGAATATAACGAAAAACAGTTTGAGACGCTTATTTCAAAGGGATATAACGAGGACGCCGTTTTAAAAGCTCAGGAGTTTGCAAGGGAAAAAGCTGTAACAGGTACAGACAGGGCTACATATCAGGCAATGGAAGCTCTTATACATAATTTGAACACAATGCATTCTAGGGCCGGAGCACAAACACCTTTTTCATCTATAAATTACGGAATGGATACATCCCCTGAAGGAAGAATGGTTGTTAAAAATATGCTTCTTGTAACCGAAAAAGGGCTTGGAAACGGCGAAACGCCAATTTTCCCAATACAAATTTTCAGGGTTAAAGAAGGCGTTAATTTCAATCCGGGAGAACCAAACTATGATCTGTTCCAGCTTAGCTGCCGTGTAAGTGCAAAAAGGCTTTTTCCTAACTTTTCATTTCAGGACGCTCCATTTAACCTTAAATATTACAAAGGCACTCCCGAAACGGAAATTTCGTATATGGGCTGCCGTACAAGAGTTATGGCGAATGAGTATGACAAAACAAAAGAAATTTCCAACGGCCGCGGAAATTTAAGCTTCACAACAATTAATCTCCCCCGTCTGGGCATATTGGCAAACAAAAATATAGAATGGTTCTATAATGAGCTTGACAGAAAAATTGACCTTGTAATCGATCAGCTTCTTGAAAGATTTGAAATACAAGCTAAAAAAAGAGTTAACAACTTCCCTTTCCTTATGGGCGAAGGCGTTTGGATTGACAGCGAAAAGCTAGGCTACAATGACGAGGTACGGGAAGTTCTTAAACATGGAACGCTTTCCGTTGGGTTTATCGGCCTTGCAGAATGTCTCAAAGCCCTCATAGGCGCGCATCATGGGGAAAGCGAAACAGCCCAGAACCTTGGCCTTGACATAATAAGCCATATGAGAAAACGTACCGACGAAGCCACGAGGAAATACGGCCTTAACTTTACTCTTCTTGCTACTCCTGCAGAGGGATTATCCGGAAGATTTATAAGAATAGATAAAAAGAAATACGGTATTATAGAAGGCATTACCGATAAAGAGTATTATACTAACAGTTTTCATGTTCCCGTATACTATCCTATAAGCGCGTTTAAAAAAATACAGATAGAAGCCCCATACCATAACCTTACTAATGCCGGACATATATCGTATGTTGAGCTTGACGGCGATCCAAGCGAAAACCTTGAAGCTTTTGAAAAAATTGTGCGTTATATGAAAGAACAGGGAATCGGCTACGGCTCTATTAATCATCCCGTAGACCGCGATCCATGCTGTGGATTTAACGGAATAATCGGCGATACATGCCCTAAATGCGGCCGTCACGAAGATGAAGGCGATATAGGGTTCCAGCGTATAAGAAGAATAACCGGTTATCTCGTAGGTACGGTTGAAAGGTTTAACAATGCCAAAAGAGCTGAAGTAAACGATAGGGTTAAACATTCTGTTATTGAAGATGGTGCATTATAATGAAAATACGCATTTCGCAATTAGTCAACGATTCCATTGTCGACGGCACGGGCATACGCCTTGCCGTCTTTACACAAGGCTGTATACATAACTGTCCGGGCTGCCACAATCCTGCCACACACGATGTTAACGGCGGAATTGAAAGCGATACCGACAAAATTATATCCATTATGAAAGAAAATCCGCTTCTCGACGGCGTTACACTAACAGGAGGAGATCCGTTTGTCCAGCCGAAACAGTGCGGTTTAATAGCGGCGGCGGCTCATAAGATCGGGCTTAATGTATGGACGTATACTGGATATACATTTGAAGAAATACAGGAAATAAACGATCCCGATTTTAACAATCTGCTCGAAAATACGGACATACTTGTAGACGGACGTTTCATAGAATCACAAAGATCCCTTGAATTAAAATTCAGGGGAAGCCGTAATCAAAGAATTATTGATATGAACAAAACTCGTGAAACCGGGGTTCTGACGACAATTTATAATTAAAACAAGAGCGCTTTCAAAAACTATAATGTTGCCGAAAGCGCTCTTTATTTAATACTGTTTAGTTTATTCCTTCCATTGCCTTAATTTTGTTTTCTGCCTGCAATGAATAAACCTCTACAAGCCTGCTGTATTTTTCCTCGTTAAGAGCAGTTTTTCCCTTATCTGAAACTGTATATTCCGCTTTGCCTGTTTTTAAAAACCATCCGTAATAGTTCTTGTAAAGTATGCTGATATTTTTGTTCTCATATCCTGCCTGCTTTAACATTTTGTTTGTTATAGTTCCTATTTTGTCAGTCAGGCATAGTAATTCAATGCTTTTTTCCCTGTAGGCTGTGACAATCTCAGTCCGGTTTACGCCTCCATTATTTAAATTTTCACTCCTGCCGTTGAGCTCTATTTTTAACATACGTTTTTTTTGTCCGCTTTTGCATTTTATGGCTTTGGGTTCCAATATGACGTCAACGGTTTTAACAGGGCTGTCCATTGCAACTGTAATCAGCCCTATATCAAGACGTTTTAGGAGTTTTATCATATTTTTGAAACTGCTGTCCCTCATACCTTTTTCGCTTCTTCCGACAGCAACATAAACCAAATCTGAAAGTTCCTGACGATTTACGGCTTGATAAACAAGTTTAAGGCAAAAAGCCTTCTTAAGTTCAACAATTATCATTTCATCGCTTTTTTTTGCAATAAGATCGCATCCGTTTACTTCTCCGAACACATTGTATCCAAGATTTTCAAAAAAATCTGAAACAGGAGGAAATAAATCTTTTTCCAAAAAATCAAAACTATTTGCCATTTGCCATAAATTCCTCTATTTCTTCAACCGTTTTAATCATATCTTTTGATAAATTCTCGCATCCGTCTTTGGTAACAAGCACGTCGTCCTCTATTCTTATACCTATTTCCCATTCGTCTATATAAAGCCCCGGTTCAACGGTTAATACCATCCCTTCCTTAAGCTCCTGATTCCTATTGCCGACGTCATGAGTTTCTGCTCCTAAAAAATGGCCTACATTATGAAAATAGTATTTAAAAACGTCATCCCTTGTTTGAACAAGACCGATTTTTTTTAATTCACGAAAATAATAATCCTTTAACTTTTCATTAAGGCTCGGCATAGGAACGCCCGGCTTTATTGCATCCATTATAAGCTTTTGCCCGTTAAGCACAATATTATAAATTAATTTCTGACGTTCGGTAAATTTTCCGTTTGCAGGAAAAGTCCTTGATATATCCCCGTTGTACCATTCACGCTGCGCGCCTGCATCTATAAGTATAAGTCCGCCGTCTTTTGTTTTAGAATTATTATCTGTGTAATGAAGCACAGTTCCGTTTTTTCCTGAAGCTATAATTGTATTGAAAGCTTTATCTTTCACGCCGTTTTTAGTTAAAATATAATTATAATACGCCTCTATTTCATATTCCATCATTCCAGGCTTTGTATTCTTCATCATTTCTTCAATAGCCATGCGCGTTACATTAATTGCATTTTTAATACGTCTTATTTCTTCATCATCTTTTATAACGCGAAATTCGGAGATTATATGGAAAACATTTTCCACCGACGCTTTAGGGAATATTTCTTCCAACCCCTCCGGCGTCTGGCTGTACATAAGATCTGTCCGTTCGCAGTCAATAAATAGCCGTTTTACATCTTCTTTATAATGCTCCGTATCGCTTTCAAATTCATCTGTAAAACTTATATCCGAAATTCCGCTTGCTTTTTCTGCCTCAGCAGGCGTTATATTGGCTCCCACCCATTTTGCCTGATGTCCGTTATCCGGTTCTATATAAAGACGTTCAATTCTCACCCCATTATTTTTGGCAAGCATAAAAATGCACCGTTCCCGCTCGACTCCTGTCATATAATAAAAATTTCTGTCAGGAGAAAACAAGTATTTTTCATCACCGCGCTTAACAGGCGCCTCGCCGGCAAACAGAAAAACAAAATCGCCATCTTTTAAAATATTATAAAGTTTATTTCTGTTATTAACAAAAAAACTATTCATATATAAACACCCCTTTTTAGTTAGTATATCACAAAATTAATATTACATATAGTTATTACAGGAATTTAATGATAGAATAATAAAGTTAAAATTATTTATAAAAGGGGCGGATCAATATTTTAGTTTCTGTTTCAAAATGCACTGAATATAATTGTGAATTGCTAAAAGAAAAACTCCTTGAAACATTTAAAAATCTAGGAGGAATTGAAAAATACATAAATAAAGGAGAAACAATACTTCTAAAAGTAAACCTCGTAATGCGTAAAAAACCGGAAGAAGCGGCTACCACACATCCTGCTTTTGTAAGAGCCCTTTCCGAAATACTGGTAAATTACGGATGCAAAGTTATAATAGGCGACAGCCCAGGCGGCCCGTTCAACGAACTTCTTTTGAAATCCATATACAAAACTACCGGTATGGAAGAAGCCGCCAAATTAAGCGGCGCTTCATTAAACTATTCGACGGAAACGCTGACGGCTGAATATCCTGAAGGTAAAATTATAAGAAAATTGACCGTAGCAAAATTTATTATGGAAGCAGATAAAATAATATCGGTTTCAAAACTTAAAACGCACAGCATGACAAAAATGACGGGGGCTGTAAAAAATATGTTTGGCATAATTCCGGGAACGGTAAAAGCAGAATACCATTTCAGCTACCCTGATGTAGACGCTTTTTCCGATTGCCTGCTTGATATTTGCGGATATGCGTCGCCCATACTTTCATTTATGGACGGCATAACGGCTATGGAAGGACATGGTCCAACGGCGGGAACCCCACGAAAAGTCGGCGTTATACTGGCTTGCGAAAACCCATATGAACTTGATTTGGCCGCTTCAAAGATAATAAATTCTCCTATAAATGAAACTCCGTTAATAAGGCATGCAATAGAGCGCGGGTTATGCAGCAAAAACACGGATGAAATAAAAACTGTCGGCGATAACTTGAATTATTTTGTTCAAAAGAATTTTATTTTGCCAAAGACAGGGAGTATGCATTTTCTTGGCGATAATCCCCCAAAATTCCTTGAGGGATTTGTTAAAAAAAATTTACAGCCGAAGCCTGTTTTTAATTCAAAGCTTTGCGTAGGATGCGGAGACTGCGCCCTTAATTGTCCCGCTAAAATAATAGAAATAAAAGAACGCCTTCCTCATGCCGATCTTGACAAATGTATTAGATGTTTCTGTTGTCAGGAGCTTTGCCCCATGAAAGCAGTTTCGATTAAAAGGCCTTTAATTTTAAAAATGCTTTCAAAATTTTAAATAATTTATAATATGCCATAATCTAAAAAATTTGTATCTCCGCTGTTAAAAAAGCGTACTGCAATTTTAACAAGTATTAACCACAGCATAAATCTTCTATGTAGTAAGGATAGCTTGTTTTAATATTAACAGTACGCTTTTTGTTATTCTTCGAATTTCTCTTTAACTTTATTCCAAAAGCCCTTCTTTTCGCCTTCTTCCGAAGCAGACGATGTATTTCCGTAAAATGCCCTAAGCAGTTCTTTCTGTTTAGACGTCAAATCAGTCGGT
Above is a window of Anaerotignum faecicola DNA encoding:
- a CDS encoding ATP-binding cassette domain-containing protein → MISANSVTLQYGGRTLFKDVNVNFTKGNCYGLIGANGTGKSTFLKILSGEIEPNKGYVSITPGERLAVLKQDHFEFDDFSVVQTVLYGHKRLYEIMQEKEALYAKPDFNDDDGIRVSELEAEFAELDGWTAESDAEILLNGLGITNEFHYAQMSELTGNQKVKVLLAQALFGNPDILLLDEPTNHLDLKSIKWLEDFLMDFENTVIVVSHDRHFLNKICTHIADIDYGKITMFVGNYDFWYGYTQMTQRQLKDQNKRTEQKMKELQEFIQRFSANASKSKQATSRKKLLDNLQLDNIKPSSRRYPFVNFKQDREVGNDLLEVKGISKTIGDRKVLNNVSFIINPNDKVAFVGTDEIARTTLFKILMGEIEPDEGSFKWGITTSRAYFPKDNNEYFDDCEDSLIEWLRPYAKDGEKYDADIRGWLGRMLFSGEEATKSAKVLSGGERVRCMLCKMMISGANVLILDEPTNHLDLESITALNEGLIDFKGTLLFDSHDHQFVHTIANRIIEILPNGIIDRAETFDEYIEDEVVDSLREKFM
- a CDS encoding YlmC/YmxH family sporulation protein, whose product is METFSCFRKKEVINVCDGMRLGYVCDLELDLRSGKICKIIVPEGNRFFGVLCREREFRIPWDCIRRIGDDVILVDIILDEMMFVPE
- a CDS encoding helix-turn-helix domain-containing protein; the protein is MREKKYCELTELKKLMKKKNYSYRKFAKRLSMSTDALSNKLNGYSYFNLEEADKIVHILGIDKNDISIYFFPACCLTQYESIYEYPDNKKRKII
- a CDS encoding NAD(P)H-dependent oxidoreductase, whose protein sequence is MQYACRRKSGADGVVCFATPVYTSSMTAAIKNFIDRLAPLKIPQIIRDKGSFDLIDIKNRKQKFVVISNHRFPGENNFRIMKTMFSPCSHVLEIYRNGGML
- a CDS encoding phBC6A51 family helix-turn-helix protein; the encoded protein is MAEVKKGVSAKQKKFVEMLLNYNFNEDNNFYYDCGIDENTFYKWLKNDEFEKYMEEAVAIHITGENPKVIKSLIEQCVKGNSTALKIYFDLKNKEKKSSSKNYVTISDDIPAKK
- the nrdR gene encoding transcriptional regulator NrdR produces the protein MKCPFCNNDDTKVIDSRGQDDNTTIRRRRLCEKCGKRFTTYERIDTIPMTVIKNDGTREFFDKQKLMGGIMKSCNKRPITVKQIEELCDSIENTVMGSMDREVSSKDIGNMVMDKLKNIDEVAYVRFASVYRQFTDINTFMDELAKMLSEKDIK
- a CDS encoding nitroreductase family protein, with the protein product MDLKEAIYGRRSVRRYNDKPISDIDISEIMEAACWAPSAVNLQPWYFVVCRSSESMKKLSRIMDGSIFGLKKVLNNRFKSHPEVINETVDFVKSLGGAKVCILTFLQQEHYDEELAAVESAAAAMQNIVLTAYSKGISSCWLTAPLHVENELREAFAPGKGRLIAAITLGYSDAETKAPKRKEGRVTVI
- a CDS encoding helix-turn-helix domain-containing protein, with product MKAVEKSEFSKRLKSLLEERDESIYKISDILHLNPSTISRYKNGILTPKLIVIEKLAEYFSVNPVWLMGYDVDKVPEYESRGVRMEHENKTAEEIIKLYANLPKGLQDYVLDKIMKINDKNII
- the yajC gene encoding preprotein translocase subunit YajC codes for the protein MNLAFLSTVVDGTGGAGAPAGAAGEGAAAGGMNPIVMILLYCVIIFGVMYFFSIRPQKKRNAEMQKMRENIKIGDPVLLANGMFGKVVDITAECYVIEFGTNRGVRIPVIKQEVYAKKEPNLSNKPEEEPVPEKKPLFGSKKKDEENKKDDIAEEK
- a CDS encoding alpha/beta-type small acid-soluble spore protein, which produces MASRNRKAVPEAMSALEQFKFEVANEIGVPLKKGYNGDLTSAQNGYVGGYMVKKMIEAQERKMAGESSL